The Phycisphaerae bacterium genomic interval TCGACGGGATCGAGGGATTCTTCGGCGACGTGGTGCGCCAGACCGGCGGGATCGACATCCTGGTCAACTGCGCGGGGATCTCGCGGCGCGGCGCAGCCGAGGAACTGGACCTGGGGCAGTGGAACGAGGTCATGCAGATCAACCTGACCTCGGTCTTCGCCCTCTCGCAGGTGTTCTGCCGGCATCGCAAGGAGTCCGGAGGCGGCGGACGGATCATCAACATGGGTTCGCTGATGTGCCACGGGGCCCGGCCGACCACCTCAGCCTACGCCGCCAGCAAGGGCGGACTGCTCATGCTGACCAAGGCCCTGGCCGTCGAGTGGGCCCAGTACGGCATCAACGTCAACGCGATCGGCCCGGGCTACTTCGACACCGATCTGACCAAGCCGCTGCAACAGGACGAAAAGCTCAACGCGTGGGTCCTCGAAAGCACGCCGCTGGGACGATGGGGCAAACCGGAAGACCTCGTCGGCGCCGCCGTCTTTCTGGCCTCGCCCGCCAGCGAATTCGTCACCGGCCAGATCATCTACGTCGACGGCGGATGGCTGGCCAAACTGTAAGCGGCTGACCGGGCAGGCTCCCGCTCCCTCACGGACGCAGCTCCTCCACGCGCCGCTGCGCCGTCTTCTAATCCCACGTCGGTTGCCAGAGCAGGCTCTGCGGGTCGTTGATGAGCGGATCGGACTGCGGACGCAACTCGGCGTGGGTGTCGAGGAAGAGGAACGGCGCCTTCTCGTTGTGCCGCCAGTTGGGCGTATCGCCGTGGACGGGATCAGCCGGGCCGATCGGATGGAAGTTGCCGTCGTTGGGTCGGCCCTCGCAGATGAACACGATCAGTTGGTCGGGCAGTTGGGTGAACCGGCCGGGCATCGGATAGCTGACCGAGGCGATCGGCCCGGGCTTGGCCACGTGCGACCCGTAGATGAACGCGTTGATGGCGTAGCTGAGCTGCCCGGCGGCGGGATCCGGGTCGCTGGGACAGCGGTAGGTCTCAAGGGATTTGACGTACGGCCACAGCGACCCTTTGCGGACGTCGAAACCGGGCCACCATCCGCCCGCAGGCATCCGTGCCGGCGGCGGTTCGTAAATCCACCCGAACGGGATCCAGCAGCACAGGTAATTCTCCCAGTCGCCGGTGCCGATCACCGCGCGCCCGGCCCAGGTTCCGTAGTGGTCGTCGCCATAGATCAGATTGGCTGAGGCGAGTTGGCGGATCCGGCTCATGCAGACCGCAGCCCGGGCCGATTCGCGGGCGGCGGCCAACGTCGGCAGCAGCAGCGCCACCAGCAGCGCCACGATGGCGACCACCATCAGCAGTTCGATCAGCGTAAACCCATTCCGCGGTCGCTGTCCCGCACGCACGCTCACTCTTTGTGCCTCCCTCGACCGTCGAAGCCGGCGCGGCCTCAGCGTTTGCAGGGTTTTACCCGCACGGCCGAGAGAGGTTGCGAACGGCGGGCCGGCGAAACTCAGTCCGCCGACACGACCTGGTCCTGGTCGGGCGTCCAGGCCTGACTCAGGTGGTCGGTGATCAGCGGGTCGTCGGAGTCCCGCAGCTCGCCGTGGCCGTCGAAGAAGGCGAACGCCGCCTGACCGGCGTGGTACCACTGGATGGCTTCGCCATCAGGGTCCGAGGGCGAGATGGGCGTGAAGCTGCCGTCGTCGCACAGGCCCTGGTCGACGAAGATCACGAGCCGGTCCGACTGCTGATTGAAGCGGCTGGGACGCGGATACGTGATCCCGGCCACCGGCCCGCCCGAAGCGACCGTCAGGTCGTAGAGGTTGGCGTTGACCGCGTAGCTGAGCACCGAACCGTTCTGCGCGTCGCTGGGGCAGCGGTACATGTCGGCGAGCTGGGCGTAGTCAAACAGCGCGCCCTTGGTCAGGTCAAACAGCGGATCGACAACCGAACCGGAGGGAATCCACGAGCAGGCGACGTTGTCGTAGTCCAGAATGGCGTCGTCGGACTTGCCCGCCCACGCCTCGAGATTCTCGCCGCCGTACTGGAGGTTGGCCATGTTGAGCTGGCGGAGATTGCTGACGCAGCTCATGCCGCGAGCCTGCTCGCGCGCCCGATTGAGGCTGGGCAGCAGGATCGCCACCAGAATCGCGATGATCGCGACGACGACCAGCAGTTCGATCAACGTAAAGGCGGGAACTCTCCGTGCGGACGTACTCATAACGCATACCTCCATCTTAAGGTGAGCATTGATTGTCGGATTGTCTGTCGGCCGGCGATCGTTTCACGACGGAGGGAAAGCGCCCGCTCTTTCGAGCGGCCACCTGGATGTCCCACTCCCTCGTGGTCGCGGCTCTCCATCGAGGCGGTTGGGCCTCCTGGTCAGTCGCAACGCTCTGGGGGCTGTGAAACTCTCGTCAGCTTCGAGAACCGGCGGAGGCTCGGTTCTTCTCGCGGCCGCTCGTGCGGCGTTCAGGCAAGCAACTCATAAGGCAAGTTATCTAAGGCAAGCGTATCTTGCAGCGTATAAAAGTATAGTAAGTTTCGTTCTCGGCTCTGTCAAGTGTTTTTTGTGGGACTATTCAGATTCGATCAAATGGCCAAGAACGCCAACGTCCAGTTGTCCCAACGAGTCGACAATGATGTCCGCCTCAACAAGCCTCTCAGCCGGATGCGAACCGGTGACCGCGACCGCTTTCATGCCCGCACGATGC includes:
- a CDS encoding type II secretion system protein, translated to MEVCVMSTSARRVPAFTLIELLVVVAIIAILVAILLPSLNRAREQARGMSCVSNLRQLNMANLQYGGENLEAWAGKSDDAILDYDNVACSWIPSGSVVDPLFDLTKGALFDYAQLADMYRCPSDAQNGSVLSYAVNANLYDLTVASGGPVAGITYPRPSRFNQQSDRLVIFVDQGLCDDGSFTPISPSDPDGEAIQWYHAGQAAFAFFDGHGELRDSDDPLITDHLSQAWTPDQDQVVSAD
- a CDS encoding SDR family oxidoreductase, which produces MPGELFQLRHKKALVTGGSRGLGLAVAKGLAHHGADVAIVARDKEPLRQAYREIESYGGGAVFTFSFDLHHIDGIEGFFGDVVRQTGGIDILVNCAGISRRGAAEELDLGQWNEVMQINLTSVFALSQVFCRHRKESGGGGRIINMGSLMCHGARPTTSAYAASKGGLLMLTKALAVEWAQYGINVNAIGPGYFDTDLTKPLQQDEKLNAWVLESTPLGRWGKPEDLVGAAVFLASPASEFVTGQIIYVDGGWLAKL